One genomic region from Populus nigra chromosome 8, ddPopNigr1.1, whole genome shotgun sequence encodes:
- the LOC133700334 gene encoding uncharacterized protein LOC133700334: MSIQEFYSAMTDLWDQLALTESAELKACGAYIERREQQRLVQFLTALRSDFEGLRGSILHRSPLPSVDSVVSELLAEEIRLQSYFEKGILSASNPSVLAVPSKPFSNHQNKPYTRVGFDECSFCKQKGHWKAQCPKLRQQNQAWKSGNPSQSNAHRPPQGYKPQHHNTAAVASPGSITDPNILAKQFQKFLSLQPQAMSASSSIGQLPHSSSGSAISEADWDRP, from the exons atgagtatccaagagttttattctgctatgacagatctttgggatcaattggctcttacagaatcagcagaattaaaggcatgtggtgcctatattgagcgtagagagcagcaacgactggtacagtttttaacagcaCTTCGCAGTGATttcgaaggacttagaggttcaattctgcatcgttctccactgccttctgttgactctgttgttagtgagttattggctgaagaaatacgcCTTCAGTCTTATTttgaaaagggaattctttctgcttcaaatccttcaGTATTAGCAGTGCCTTCTAagccattctctaatcatcagaataagccttacacaagggttggtttcgatgagtgcagtttctgtaagcaaaaaggtcattggaaggctcagtgtcctaagttgagacagcagaatcaagcttggaagtctGGCAATCcgtcacaatctaatgctcatagaccacctcagggttataaaccacAACATCATAATACTGCAGCAGTAGCTTCCCCAGGCTCTATTACCGATCCTAATATTTTGGCTaagcaatttcagaagtttctctccttgcagccacaagcaatgtccgcttcttcttccataggtcagttgcctcatagttcctcag GATCTGCAAtctcagaagctgattgggacaggccatag
- the LOC133700951 gene encoding protein HOTHEAD-like, giving the protein MASVCALLNQLFLFLLLWLYTLSSSQAVHHQYNSEFRYPFIKKASSFSSSLSSSGRGDHTYDYIVVGGGAAGCPLAATLSQKFNVLLLERGGMPFGNANISLLQNFHITLSDTSSTSASQYFISTDGVLNSRARVLGGGTCINAGFYTRASTRFINKVGWDLKLVNKSYSWVEKQIVHRPKVAPWQVVVRDSLLDLGVAPFNGFTYDHIYGTKFGGTIFDRFGRRHTAAELLASADPHKLTVLVHATVQKVLFDTSGKRPKAAGVLFRDENGNQHQAFLSNSLSEVILSCGAIGTPQMLLLSGVGPKAELEEMKISVVLNNKFVGQGMADNPLNTVFVPSKKPVKQSLIQTVGITKMGVYIEASSGFGQSKDSIQCHHGIVSAEIGQLSTIPPKQRTPEAIQAYIRRKKDIPHEAFRGGFILEKISNPISTGKLKLINTNVEDNPSVTFNYFKHPHDLQRCVDGIRMATKMVQSEHFTNFTQCDKQTTDKILNMSVSANVNLIPKHTNDTKSLEQFCKDTVLSIWHYHGGCHVGKVVDREHKVLAVHRLRIVDGSVFDESPGTNPQATILMMGRYMGLKILRDRLGKAAGV; this is encoded by the exons ATGGCTTCTGTTTGCGCACTACTGAACCAGCTCTTTCTCTTCCTCCTTCTATGGCTTTatactctctcttcttctcaag CTGTGCACCACCAGTACAACTCTGAATTTAGATACCCATTTATCAAGAAAGCAAGCTCATTCTCATCATCCTTGTCATCAAGTGGCCGGGGAGATCATACATATGACTATATAGTTGTGGGAGGTGGCGCCGCTGGGTGTCCTTTAGCCGCCACACTCTCTCAGAAATTCAATGTTTTATTGCTTGAAAGAGGTGGAATGCCTTTTGGCAATGCAAATATCTCCTTATTACAGAACTTCCATATTACCCTTAGTGATACTTCATCAACTTCTGCTTCCCAATACTTCATTTCTACTGATGGAGTCCTCAATTCTAGGGCTAGAGTTTTGGGTGGTGGTACTTGCATCAATGCTGGGTTCTACACTAGAGCAAGCACAAG GTTTATAAACAAAGTTGGTTGGGATTTGAAGTTGGTGAACAAGTCATACTCCTGGGTTGAGAAGCAGATTGTTCACAGGCCTAAGGTTGCACCGTGGCAGGTTGTTGTAAGGGACAGTCTTTTGGATCTTGGAGTTGCACCTTTCAATGGATTCACTTATGATCACATTTATGGAACCAAGTTTGGTGGTACCATTTTTGACCGATTCGGCCGTCGGCACACTGCTGCCGAACTACTTGCTTCTGCTGATCCTCATAAGCTCACTGTGTTGGTGCACGCCACAGTCCAAAAGGTTTTATTTGACACATCAG GAAAGCGACCAAAAGCAGCTGGAGTCCTATTCAGAGATGAAAATGGAAACCAGCATCAAGCATTTCTATCAAACAGCCTGAGTGAAGTAATATTGTCATGTGGAGCCATTGGCACCCCTCAGATGCTATTGCTCAGTGGTGTTGGCCCAAAagctgaacttgaggagatGAAAATTTCAGTGGTCCTCAACAATAAGTTTGTTGGGCAAGGCATGGCTGATAACCCCTTGAACACAGTTTTCGTTCCTTCTAAAAAACCAGTAAAGCAGTCCCTCATTCAAACTGTAGGGATTACCAAGATGGGTGTGTACATTGAAGCTAGCAGTGGATTTGGGCAGTCCAAGGACAGCATACAATGTCACCATGGAATAGTATCTGCAGAG ATAGGGCAACTATCAACCATACCTCCAAAGCAAAGAACACCTGAGGCCATCCAAGCATACATTAGACGAAAGAAGGACATACCACATGAGGCATTCAGAGGAGGCTTTATCCTTGAAAAGATTTCCAACCCCATTTCCACTGGCAAGCTCAAATTGATCAACACAAATGTTGAAGATAACCCTTCTGTCACCTTCAACTACTTTAAACATCCACATGATTTACAACGTTGTGTTGATGGTATTCGCATGGCTACAAAGATGGTGCAATCAGAACACTTTACAAATTTTACGCAATGTGACAAGCAGACCACAGACAAGATTCTTAACATGAGTGTCAGTGCTAATGTTAACCTTATACCTAAGCATACCAATGACACCAAGTCCCTAGAGCAGTTCTGCAAAGACACCGTACTCTCAATTTGGCACTATCATGGTGGGTGTCATGTTGGCAAGGTTGTGGACCGTGAGCACAAAGTTCTTGCTGTGCACAGGCTTCGCATTGTAGATGGATCAGTATTTGATGAATCTCCTGGGACTAATCCTCAAGCCACCATCCTGATGATGGGCAG GTATATGGGACTGAAAATCTTGAGAGACAGACTAGGAAAAGCAGCTGGTGTTTAG
- the LOC133702113 gene encoding receptor-like serine/threonine-protein kinase ALE2 produces the protein MGMQLEGFVLVIMFVVVGALSVLGSPVPVAPSPSRLPQKPPTASPIRPSQQPSIQPDPAFYSKQAPSNLSRGRHGNKGVTPSYKASHISSSSDQSPSKVVAPHPHHAIRPSSIALAPSISSFGTPAKEWVHRPAYSPSISNHRRHGHGRNHVKIPEPSYRIPPPEYNPLGPSASPSPSMSWESPVPALSPASNFTMRSHPPAMSPFDPSLKKMKAPPPLQILTLPPPPPNEDCTSLTCSEPLTYTPAGSPCGCVRPIQVKLRFSVAIYTFFTLVTELAEEISASVALNHSQVRIMGANAASQELEKSTVLINLVPRGVKFDDFSAFSIYKKFWNRQVLIKPSLFGAYEVLYVRYPGLPPSPPSPESTSTVDDGPYTGHDNNGRTNKPLGVDVPRRKKKGLGGSMVAVIVLSSFTVLVICMAISWLLLLKCGTQVHEPQQVLKELESSPVKASGATGPMIFGSMPTSESMSLSSGAMTYTGSAKTFTLNDIERATNSFDASRILGEGGFGLVYSGLLDDGREVAVKVLKRDDQHSGREFLAEVEMLSRLHHRNLVKLVGICTEGHTRCLVYELIPNGSVESHLHGAEQETDPLDWDARMKIALGAARGLAYLHEDSSPSVIHRDFKSSNILLEPDFTPKVSDFGLAKAAVDGGNKHISTHIMGTFGYLAPEYAMMGHLLVKSDVYSYGVVLLELLTGRKPVDLSQPPGQENLVVYARPLLTCKEGLEAIVDPTIRSSVSFDTITKVAAIASMCVQPEVSHRPFMGEVVQALKLVCNEFDEANMQRSRSCSHENLLIDLESKDEVSGENIEISQPHHPVPLSKSDLLTTSMGFEGQEVGSFRRHASSGTLRIGRRHFWQRLRNLSRGSMSEHGFSHKLWP, from the exons ATGGGGATGCAGCTGGAGGGTTTTGTGCTGGTGATCATGTTCGTAGTTGTTGGTGCTTTGTCTGTTCTTGGATCTCCAG TACCAGTTGCACCGTCACCAAGCAGATTGCCCCAAAAGCCCCCTACTGCTTCCCCAATCAGGCCAAGCCAACAGCCGTCCATTCAACCAG ACCCTGCCTTCTATTCAAAGCAAGCTCCTTCCAACCTCAGTAGGGGAAGACATGGAAACAAAGGTGTCACACCTTCTTACAAAGCATCCCACATTTCATCATCTTCGGATCAGTCTCCAAGTAAAG TTGTAGCTCCTCATCCACACCATGCCATTAGGCCTTCAAGTATTGCACTTGCACCTTCTATTTCATCTTTTGGAACTCCTGCAAAAGAATGGGTTCACAGACCTGCATATTCTCCTTCAATCTCAAATCACAGACGCCATGGTCATGGAAGGAACCATGTCAAAATTCCTGAACCATCCTACCGAATCCCTCCCCCTGAATATAACCCACTTG GCCCTTCTGCCTCTCCATCTCCGTCAATGAGCTGGGAGTCTCCTGTACCTGCCTTATCACCTGCAAGCAATTTTACCA TGCGCTCTCATCCACCTGCAATGTCTCCTTTTGATCCATCcttgaagaagatgaaggcTCCACCACCATTACAGATTCTGACTCTGCCACCTCCACCTCCTAATGAAG ATTGTACATCACTAACATGTTCAGAGCCATTAACATATACGCCTGCTGGATCACCCTGTGGATGTGTGCGGCCAATTCAAGTTAAACTCCGTTTTAGTGTCGCAATATACACATTCTTCACTTTGGTTACAGAGTTAGCTGAGGAAATTTCTGCTAGTGTTGCACTAAACCACAGCCAAGTCCGCATCATGGGAGCAAATGCTGCTAGTCAGGAGCTAGAAAAAAGCACTGTTCTCATCAACCTGGTTCCACGAGGAGtaaaatttgatgatttttctgcattttctaTCTACAAGAAATTTTGGAACAGACAAGTTCTCATAAAGCCTTCCCTCTTTGGTGCCTATGAAGTATTATACGTTCGCTATCCAG GTCTTCCACCATCTCCACCTTCACCTGAGAGCACTTCTACTGTTGATGACGGGCCATATACTGGCCATGATAACAATGGAAGGACAAATAAACCTTTAGGAGTTGATGTaccaaggaggaaaaaaaaggggcTTGGTGGAAGCATGGTGGCTGTAATAGTTCTCTCTTCTTTCACTGTCTTGGTTATATGCATGGCAATTTCTTGGCTTTTGCTGTTGAAATGTGGAACTCAGGTTCATGAACCTCAACAAGTTCTAAAGGAATTAGAGTCCTCACCAGTAAAAGCGTCAG GGGCTACTGGGCCTATGATTTTTGGAAGTATGCCCACTTCTGAATCTATGTCCCTCAGCTCTGGGGCAATGACATATACGGGATCTGCAAAGACATTTACTTTGAATGACATAGAGAGAGCCACCAATAGCTTTGATGCTTCACGAATCCTTGGAGAAGGTGGATTTGGCCTTGTCTACAGTGGCTTGTTAGATGATGGAAGAGAAGTGGCTGTGAAGGTCTTAAAGAGAGATGACCAGCACAGTGGCCGTGAATTCTTGGCAGAAGTTGAGATGCTCAGCCGTCTGCATCACAGAAACCTTGTTAAATTGGTTGGTATTTGCACAGAAGGCCATACCCGTTGCCTGGTGTATGAACTTATTCCAAATGGAAGTGTCGAATCACATTTACATG GAGCTGAACAGGAAACAGATCCACTTGACTGGGATGCCCGGATGAAGATTGCCCTAGGTGCAGCTCGGGGCCTAGCATATTTGCACGAAGACTCAAGCCCTAGCGTGATTCATCGAGACTTCAAGTCTAGTAACATACTGCTAGAACCTGATTTTACACCTAAAGTTTCAGATTTTGGCTTGGCTAAGGCAGCAGTGGATGGGGGAAATAAACACATATCAACACATATTATGGGAACTTTTGG TTATTTGGCACCAGAGTATGCAATGATGGGTCACCTTCTGGTGAAGAGTGATGTTTACAGCTATGGTGTAGTCCTCCTTGAGCTCCTAACCGGACGAAAACCTGTAGATTTGTCTCAACCACCAGGTCAAGAAAATCTTGTTGTGTATGCTCGCCCGCTCCTCACATGCAAGGAGGGCTTAGAAGCGATAGTAGACCCAACTATAAGGTCCTCCGTCTCATTTGATACCATCACCAAAGTAGCAGCAATTGCATCCATGTGTGTGCAACCAGAAGTTTCTCACCGCCCTTTTATGGGTGAAGTGGTTCAGGCCCTGAAGCTTGTTTGTAATGAGTTTGATGAAGCAAATATGCAGAGGTCAAGAAGTTGCAGCCATGAGAATCTTCTAATTGATTTAGAAAGCAAGGATGAAGTTTCAGGTGAGAACATTGAAATTTCACAGCCCCATCACCCTGTGCCATTATCGAAATCTGATTTGTTGACCACATCTATGGGATTTGAGGGTCAAGAAGTTGGGTCCTTTAGGAGACATGCTAGCTCAGGGACTTTGAGAATAGGAAGAAGGCATTTCTGGCAGAGATTAAGAAATTTATCCAGAGGCAGCATGAGTGAGCATGGATTTTCTCATAAATTATGGCCATGA